A region from the Mycolicibacterium litorale genome encodes:
- a CDS encoding TetR/AcrR family transcriptional regulator, with translation MNEPLTARRDAAEYDDSSTQHRILAATAEVLGRSGQTKLSLSEVALQAGVSRPTLYRWFASKQELLDAFGRYERSMFDQGISKATQGLRGTEKLDAALRFIVSYQQSYSGVRLVDIEPEVVIAQLSRIIPLMRARLEKLLSGPNAAVKAATAIRVAVCHYIVRSDDGDEFLAQLRHAVGIKNQD, from the coding sequence GTGAACGAACCACTGACCGCCCGGCGCGACGCCGCCGAATACGACGATTCGTCGACGCAGCACCGCATCCTCGCGGCCACCGCCGAGGTGCTCGGGCGCAGCGGCCAGACGAAGCTGAGCCTGTCGGAGGTCGCGCTGCAGGCGGGGGTGTCACGGCCGACGCTGTACCGCTGGTTCGCCTCCAAACAGGAGTTGCTCGACGCGTTCGGCCGCTACGAGCGGTCGATGTTCGACCAGGGCATCAGCAAGGCCACCCAGGGTCTGCGGGGTACCGAGAAACTCGATGCCGCGCTGAGATTCATCGTTTCCTACCAGCAGTCCTACTCGGGTGTCCGGCTCGTCGACATCGAACCCGAGGTGGTCATCGCGCAGTTGTCGCGGATCATCCCGCTGATGCGGGCGCGCCTGGAGAAGCTGCTGTCGGGGCCCAATGCCGCGGTCAAGGCCGCCACGGCGATCCGCGTCGCGGTGTGTCACTACATCGTGCGCAGTGACGACGGAGACGAGTTCCTCGCCCAGTTGCGCCACGCGGTCGGCATCAAGAACCAGGACTAG
- a CDS encoding phosphotransferase, with protein MTTTLRISPAAGLAAHLGRGLQRVATDAALRRMRAFPRSVADLDAPALSRLMNRTVTSVSVVGADAGTSSRARLALTGDGVPPTVFVKLPARTVATRLMGELGRLGDTEVRFYRQLRPELSGAPMPYGSAFDRLTGRYVLVLEDLPVAECRFPDTLHPLTRDEAASVVELLARLHATFWGRLPSSGGGPLGWVYSASADHTSMLTGRLLTASARRVAERTDIAVHQGGYIDANYRAAAQLIDEPPHTIMHGDAHPGNLYFRNGAAGLLDWQAIRRGHPSRELAYTLVTGMTPAARQESQRELLDTYRRALVAAGGPDLDREQLWHRYRQAALYAYVAALITAGLGGMQDENIAYEGLRRGVAALKDLDTVALLKKSL; from the coding sequence GTGACGACGACGCTGCGTATTTCGCCCGCCGCGGGCCTGGCCGCCCATCTCGGGCGTGGCCTGCAGCGGGTGGCGACCGACGCCGCGCTGCGGCGGATGCGGGCGTTCCCCCGCTCGGTCGCCGACCTCGACGCACCGGCACTGTCACGTCTGATGAACCGCACGGTCACCTCGGTCTCGGTCGTCGGCGCGGACGCCGGCACCTCGTCGCGGGCCCGGCTGGCGCTGACCGGTGACGGCGTTCCGCCCACAGTATTCGTCAAGCTGCCGGCCCGGACGGTGGCGACGCGGCTCATGGGCGAACTCGGCCGGCTCGGCGACACCGAGGTGCGGTTCTACCGGCAGTTGCGTCCGGAACTCAGCGGGGCGCCGATGCCGTACGGTTCGGCGTTCGACCGTCTCACCGGCCGCTACGTCCTGGTGCTCGAGGACCTGCCGGTGGCCGAATGCCGCTTCCCCGACACGCTCCACCCGCTGACCCGTGACGAGGCGGCGTCGGTCGTCGAACTCCTGGCGCGCCTGCACGCGACGTTCTGGGGCCGGCTGCCGTCCTCCGGCGGCGGCCCGCTGGGGTGGGTCTACTCCGCGTCGGCCGACCACACGTCCATGCTGACCGGACGCCTGCTGACGGCGTCGGCACGGCGGGTGGCCGAACGCACCGACATCGCGGTGCACCAGGGCGGCTACATCGACGCCAACTACCGCGCCGCCGCGCAGTTGATCGACGAACCGCCGCACACGATCATGCACGGCGACGCCCACCCCGGGAACCTCTACTTCCGCAACGGCGCCGCCGGATTGCTCGACTGGCAGGCGATCCGCCGCGGACATCCCAGCCGCGAACTGGCGTACACCCTGGTCACCGGGATGACCCCGGCGGCCCGACAGGAATCGCAACGCGAGCTGCTCGACACGTACCGCCGTGCACTCGTCGCCGCGGGCGGTCCGGATCTCGACCGCGAGCAACTGTGGCACCGGTACCGCCAGGCCGCGCTCTACGCCTATGTCGCCGCGCTCATCACCGCAGGCTTGGGCGGCATGCAGGACGAGAACATCGCGTACGAGGGGCTGCGACGGGGTGTGGCCGCGCTGAAGGACCTCGACACGGTGGCGCTGCTGAAGAAATCGCTGTGA
- a CDS encoding CaiB/BaiF CoA transferase family protein translates to MPGPLDGVKVVELGVWVAAPATGGILADWGADVIKVEPPSGDPARTFGRMLGLDDEVNPPFEMDNRSKRSVVVDLTDENGQRVMHELLSAADVFVTNVRPLALRRLGLDFETVATGNPRLVYGLITGYGMVGPDADRAAYDVAAFWARAGLAHLLTRPGEDPPFQRGGMGDHTVGMTLAAAVCAALVSRATTGAGQLVTTSLYRQGVYTVSFDLNTFLLTGHQIAIGRRESMGNPCMNNYAAGDGRRFWIVGLEGERHWPALCRTVGRQDWLTDDRFATGRSRAVNAHILIAELDAVFATRPLSEWAEVFAAEPDLFWSPINTLEDVVSDDQFHAAGGAVFVPDGDGTIPMVATPADFHGTPCAPRAAAPRLGAHTGEVLADPRSAWLS, encoded by the coding sequence ATGCCGGGACCGCTGGACGGTGTCAAGGTCGTCGAACTGGGGGTGTGGGTCGCCGCCCCGGCCACGGGCGGAATCCTCGCCGACTGGGGTGCGGACGTCATCAAGGTGGAACCGCCGTCCGGGGATCCGGCGCGGACGTTCGGGCGGATGCTCGGACTCGACGACGAGGTGAACCCGCCGTTCGAGATGGACAACCGGTCAAAGCGCAGTGTCGTGGTCGATCTCACCGACGAGAACGGGCAGCGGGTGATGCACGAGCTGCTCAGCGCCGCAGATGTTTTCGTGACGAATGTGCGCCCCCTCGCGTTGCGCCGCCTCGGGCTGGATTTCGAGACGGTCGCCACCGGCAATCCCCGGCTCGTCTACGGGTTGATCACCGGGTACGGCATGGTGGGACCCGACGCCGACCGGGCCGCCTACGACGTGGCCGCGTTCTGGGCCCGCGCGGGGCTGGCGCATCTGCTCACCCGTCCCGGTGAGGATCCGCCGTTCCAACGCGGCGGGATGGGCGACCACACGGTGGGGATGACGCTCGCCGCCGCGGTGTGTGCGGCGCTGGTGTCGCGCGCCACCACGGGCGCCGGTCAGCTCGTGACGACCTCGCTGTACCGACAGGGCGTCTACACGGTCAGCTTCGACCTCAACACGTTCCTGCTCACCGGCCACCAGATCGCGATCGGCCGGCGGGAATCGATGGGCAACCCGTGTATGAACAACTACGCGGCCGGAGACGGACGCCGGTTCTGGATCGTCGGGCTGGAGGGGGAGCGGCACTGGCCGGCGTTGTGCCGCACCGTCGGTCGTCAGGACTGGTTGACCGATGACCGGTTCGCCACCGGCCGATCGCGGGCGGTCAACGCCCACATCCTCATCGCGGAACTCGACGCCGTCTTCGCAACCCGGCCGCTGTCGGAGTGGGCGGAGGTCTTCGCGGCCGAACCGGACCTGTTCTGGTCGCCGATCAACACACTGGAGGACGTCGTCTCCGACGATCAGTTCCATGCCGCCGGGGGAGCCGTCTTCGTTCCCGACGGCGACGGGACCATTCCCATGGTCGCCACGCCCGCCGACTTCCACGGCACACCCTGTGCGCCGCGCGCTGCCGCCCCGCGACTCGGTGCACACACCGGTGAGGTCCTGGCCGATCCCCGGTCGGCCTGGCTCAGCTGA
- a CDS encoding TetR/AcrR family transcriptional regulator, which translates to MTTVSGDEATTRERILAATAEVLGRNGMTKLSLSQVAAQARVSRPTLYRWFPSKQDLLAAFVVWERSIYERAVASAAAELPADERLDAALRIIVSYQQSYPGLRMVDIEPAQVIARLSRILPRMRDRLQRGMAGPDAAVAASTAVRVAISHYLVRSDDADDFLAQLRHAAGVTDGEAVS; encoded by the coding sequence ATGACGACGGTGTCGGGCGACGAGGCCACCACCCGAGAGCGGATCCTCGCCGCCACCGCGGAAGTGCTCGGCCGCAACGGGATGACGAAGCTGAGCCTCTCGCAGGTGGCCGCGCAGGCCAGGGTGTCGCGCCCCACCCTCTACCGCTGGTTCCCGTCCAAGCAGGATCTGTTGGCCGCCTTCGTGGTGTGGGAACGCTCCATCTACGAGCGCGCCGTCGCATCCGCGGCCGCGGAGCTGCCTGCAGACGAGCGACTCGACGCGGCACTGCGCATCATCGTCTCCTACCAGCAGTCCTATCCGGGTCTGCGCATGGTCGACATCGAACCCGCACAGGTCATCGCGCGGCTGTCGCGCATCCTGCCGCGCATGCGCGACCGGTTGCAGCGCGGCATGGCCGGTCCCGATGCCGCCGTCGCAGCGTCGACCGCTGTGCGGGTGGCGATCTCGCACTATCTGGTGCGCAGCGACGACGCCGACGACTTCCTGGCGCAGCTGCGTCATGCCGCCGGCGTCACCGACGGCGAAGCGGTCAGCTGA
- a CDS encoding cytochrome P450, producing MTSPSAAAREYSSVDITSSSFWQQPFGRRDSTFAQLRAADGLSWHHPLSSLFPVEEAGFWAVTRRADIVFVSQHPELFTSAQGVALDPMPADVQRFASFFLTMDPPEHTVYRRLISSAFTPRNVRRIEEQIHDNAVAVVDDLVGAGELDFVAACSARLPMLTIMEMLGVPAADQPAVAQAAEKLFSMSDDEYSTLEERAADTVNEIMLLSATGAELAQFRRSHPGDDLMTSIVNAEVDGKRLTDEEIGAFLILLASAGNDTTKQTTTHAMLALSEHPAQREWLMADFEGRIGTAVEEFVRWSTPVLQFARFATTDTEINGQPVSAGDKVGLFYCSANRDETVFSDPHGFDLSRSPNPHLGFGGGGPHFCLGSQLAKTELRHLFRELLTRLTHVEFGEPDLLYSTFVHGIKRLPAVVR from the coding sequence GTGACCTCCCCATCAGCGGCGGCCCGCGAGTACAGCTCGGTCGACATCACCTCGTCGTCGTTCTGGCAGCAGCCGTTCGGCCGGCGGGACAGCACGTTCGCGCAGTTGCGTGCGGCGGACGGGCTGAGCTGGCATCACCCGCTGTCCTCGCTGTTCCCGGTGGAGGAGGCCGGCTTCTGGGCGGTCACCCGCCGCGCCGACATCGTGTTCGTCAGCCAGCACCCCGAACTGTTCACCTCCGCACAGGGAGTCGCGCTGGATCCGATGCCGGCCGACGTGCAGCGGTTCGCATCGTTCTTCCTCACCATGGACCCGCCCGAGCACACCGTGTACCGGCGGCTGATCAGTTCCGCGTTCACCCCGCGCAATGTGCGCCGGATCGAAGAGCAGATCCACGACAACGCGGTCGCGGTCGTCGACGATCTGGTCGGTGCGGGTGAGCTCGATTTCGTCGCAGCGTGTTCGGCGCGCTTGCCGATGCTGACCATCATGGAGATGCTCGGGGTGCCCGCCGCCGACCAGCCGGCCGTCGCCCAAGCCGCCGAGAAGCTGTTCTCCATGAGCGACGACGAGTACAGCACGCTCGAGGAACGGGCGGCGGATACGGTCAACGAGATCATGCTGCTGTCGGCCACCGGCGCGGAACTCGCCCAATTCCGGCGCAGCCACCCGGGAGACGATCTGATGACCAGCATCGTCAACGCCGAGGTCGACGGAAAACGGTTGACCGACGAGGAGATCGGCGCGTTCCTGATCCTGCTGGCGTCGGCGGGTAACGACACCACGAAGCAGACGACGACGCACGCGATGCTGGCGCTGTCCGAGCACCCCGCCCAGCGCGAGTGGCTGATGGCCGACTTCGAAGGCCGCATCGGCACCGCGGTCGAGGAATTCGTCCGCTGGTCCACACCGGTCCTGCAGTTCGCGCGGTTCGCCACCACCGACACCGAGATCAACGGACAGCCGGTCAGCGCCGGCGACAAAGTGGGCCTCTTCTACTGTTCGGCCAACCGCGACGAAACGGTGTTCAGCGATCCGCACGGCTTCGACCTGAGCCGGTCGCCGAACCCGCATCTCGGCTTCGGTGGCGGCGGCCCGCACTTCTGCCTGGGTAGCCAACTGGCGAAAACCGAACTGCGGCATCTGTTCCGGGAACTGCTGACCCGACTGACCCACGTCGAGTTCGGCGAGCCCGACCTGCTGTACAGCACCTTCGTGCACGGCATCAAACGGCTCCCGGCCGTCGTCCGCTGA
- a CDS encoding NYN domain-containing protein, translating into MRWIVDGMNVIGSRPDGWWRDRRGAMVRLVEALERWARTESVDVTVVFEKPLSPPITSETVTVTHAPVSAPDSADDEIVRLVRAAEDPGALRIATSDRALTERVRAAGASTYPAERLRNAIDPR; encoded by the coding sequence ATGCGGTGGATCGTCGACGGGATGAACGTCATCGGCTCCCGCCCGGACGGATGGTGGCGTGACCGGCGCGGCGCGATGGTGCGCCTCGTCGAAGCGCTCGAACGCTGGGCGCGTACCGAATCCGTCGACGTGACAGTCGTGTTCGAGAAGCCGCTGTCCCCACCGATCACGTCCGAGACGGTCACCGTCACCCACGCTCCGGTGTCGGCGCCCGATTCCGCCGACGACGAGATCGTCCGGCTGGTGCGGGCAGCCGAGGACCCGGGCGCATTGCGTATCGCGACATCAGACCGTGCGCTGACCGAACGCGTACGCGCTGCGGGGGCATCGACCTACCCGGCCGAGCGCCTGCGCAACGCGATCGATCCACGCTGA
- a CDS encoding thioesterase family protein: MSEAYYQRVGDDSHGEKFLATDLVRSTWSAAIQHAAPVSALLVRALQRCEQRDDTRLSRVMVDLLGPVPAEGDLWVSARRERTGRQIELVSAQMSALGPDGSPRPVARASGWRLQQLDTTGIQHAGAPPLRPLSEARRRDMAKDWDRNYVHSLDWRWLTPPLNDGPGESWITPTVDLVQGETMTPLERLFAVADDANGIGAKLDIRTWTFLNTDLVVHVHRIPDGEWIGIRADTSYGPDGIGTTSGTLFDEYGPVGAIQQAVLVRPRPPR, encoded by the coding sequence ATGTCGGAGGCGTATTACCAACGGGTGGGCGATGATTCACACGGTGAGAAATTCCTCGCCACCGATCTGGTGCGCAGCACATGGTCGGCGGCGATCCAGCACGCCGCACCCGTGTCGGCACTGTTGGTGCGTGCCCTGCAACGCTGCGAACAGCGTGACGACACCCGGTTGAGCCGGGTGATGGTCGATCTGCTGGGTCCGGTCCCGGCCGAGGGCGACCTGTGGGTCAGCGCCCGGCGGGAGCGAACGGGTAGGCAGATCGAGTTGGTCAGCGCGCAGATGTCCGCGCTGGGCCCGGACGGCTCACCGCGGCCGGTGGCGCGGGCCAGCGGCTGGCGCCTGCAGCAGCTCGACACCACCGGAATCCAGCACGCGGGGGCGCCGCCGCTGCGCCCGCTGTCGGAGGCCCGACGCCGGGACATGGCCAAGGACTGGGACCGCAACTACGTCCACAGCCTCGACTGGCGGTGGCTCACCCCGCCCCTGAACGACGGGCCGGGCGAATCGTGGATCACCCCGACCGTCGACCTCGTGCAGGGCGAGACGATGACGCCGCTGGAGCGGTTGTTCGCCGTCGCCGACGACGCGAACGGCATCGGCGCGAAACTCGACATCCGCACGTGGACGTTCCTCAACACCGACCTGGTCGTCCACGTGCATCGGATCCCCGACGGAGAGTGGATCGGCATCCGCGCCGACACCAGCTACGGGCCGGACGGGATCGGCACCACCAGTGGCACACTCTTCGACGAGTACGGGCCGGTCGGCGCGATCCAGCAGGCGGTGCTGGTGCGCCCACGACCCCCTCGGTGA
- a CDS encoding SMP-30/gluconolactonase/LRE family protein, with amino-acid sequence MTARQISDRPVPTLLTAGYCLGEGPRWFEGLLWFSDMLGEAVHTVDLSGSVTTLPVPGHAPSGLGFRPDGSLLIASTRSRQVLRYDGETVTVVADLAELTGADLGDMVVDDAGRAYIGSQARTDGVIVRLDGDGAATVVAHGLDFPNGMAITEDRATLIVAESTGRRLTAFTIGDDGALRDRRTFADGLDGPPDGIAIDAGGGVWTALTLAHQFQRVVDGGAVTDRIDIGDRIAVACALGGPERRMLFLVSATDAYPERLVGTKNSCVDTTIVDLPGAGLP; translated from the coding sequence GTGACAGCGCGGCAGATCTCGGACCGACCGGTACCCACACTGCTGACGGCAGGCTACTGCCTCGGGGAGGGGCCGCGGTGGTTCGAAGGGCTGCTGTGGTTCTCCGACATGCTGGGCGAAGCGGTGCACACCGTCGACCTCAGCGGGTCGGTGACCACCCTCCCCGTGCCGGGCCACGCGCCGTCCGGGCTGGGATTCCGGCCGGACGGTTCGCTGCTCATCGCCTCCACCAGGAGCAGGCAGGTGCTGCGCTACGACGGTGAGACCGTCACGGTCGTCGCCGATCTCGCCGAACTGACCGGGGCAGACCTCGGCGACATGGTCGTCGACGACGCGGGCCGCGCCTACATCGGCTCCCAGGCGCGCACGGACGGGGTCATCGTCCGCCTCGACGGTGACGGTGCCGCAACCGTCGTCGCCCACGGGCTCGACTTCCCCAACGGCATGGCGATCACCGAAGACCGCGCCACGTTGATCGTCGCCGAATCCACCGGACGGCGCCTGACGGCGTTCACCATCGGCGACGACGGCGCCCTGCGGGACCGCAGGACGTTCGCCGACGGGCTCGACGGACCACCCGACGGCATCGCGATCGACGCCGGCGGTGGGGTCTGGACCGCGCTGACGCTGGCTCACCAATTCCAGCGAGTGGTCGACGGCGGGGCAGTCACCGACCGCATCGACATCGGTGACCGCATCGCCGTCGCGTGTGCGCTCGGCGGCCCGGAGCGTCGCATGCTGTTCCTCGTATCGGCCACCGACGCCTATCCGGAGCGACTCGTCGGTACGAAGAACTCCTGTGTCGACACGACGATCGTCGACCTCCCCGGCGCGGGCCTGCCCTGA
- a CDS encoding NIPSNAP family protein yields MKKYHSHTLLYLHETIALGSGRSDRFTERFSAVYHPMMTDLGARLFAIWETTPYNGHWPQVTIIWEIDAFADYARIGKAQGRGGSHAGPAAAWAEFLAETGASGEGRIMYAGRSNRTLAQLQEAEFGAGLVIQEVMQTKPGRQDDYIRELERLYVPWSERTGKRWLGSFITTFRFNEVIHYWALDGEWDCFAEHYPSWKDSPPAEIVTWMSVAPALRDGWEDSILAALPPSPLQ; encoded by the coding sequence ATGAAGAAGTACCACAGCCACACACTGCTGTACCTCCACGAGACGATCGCGCTGGGATCGGGTCGGTCCGACCGGTTCACCGAACGCTTCAGCGCCGTCTACCACCCCATGATGACCGACCTCGGTGCCAGGCTGTTCGCCATCTGGGAGACCACACCGTACAACGGGCACTGGCCGCAGGTCACGATCATCTGGGAGATCGACGCCTTCGCCGACTACGCCCGTATCGGCAAGGCGCAGGGCAGAGGCGGCAGCCACGCCGGACCCGCGGCGGCGTGGGCGGAGTTCCTCGCCGAGACAGGGGCCAGCGGCGAGGGCCGGATCATGTACGCCGGACGGAGCAACCGCACGCTGGCACAGCTGCAGGAGGCGGAATTCGGTGCGGGACTGGTGATCCAAGAGGTGATGCAGACCAAACCGGGCCGGCAGGACGACTACATCCGCGAATTGGAACGACTCTACGTGCCGTGGTCCGAGCGCACCGGCAAGCGGTGGCTGGGCTCCTTCATCACGACGTTCCGGTTCAACGAGGTCATCCATTACTGGGCGCTCGACGGCGAGTGGGACTGCTTCGCCGAGCACTACCCGTCGTGGAAGGACAGCCCGCCCGCGGAGATCGTCACCTGGATGAGCGTCGCGCCCGCGTTGCGCGACGGTTGGGAGGACTCCATCCTGGCCGCGCTACCACCGTCGCCGCTGCAGTGA
- a CDS encoding cytochrome P450 — protein sequence MADPLPFYRTLRDEHPLYYVQRWDTYALSRFADIWDVLAINDGTFVASEGTLPSSAVLATHNTGPVPDPPLSPMPFHANFDAPVYTDVRRCTSGPFRSRSVSRLVDRVRELANERLDELLPRGRFDLTQDYGGMVAAAMVCELIGLPTELAPEVLATVNAGSLAQPGSGVEVANARPGYLEYLRPVVERRRADRSVSALAIVDALLAYRKPDGTPLTDTEAAVQMLGVFIGGTETVPKIVAHGLWELGRRPDQMAQVRADPAATVPLAREEMIRYCAPAQWFARTVRRPFTIHGTTIEPGQRIITLLASANRDEREYPDPDEFVWDRRIERQLAFGRGQHSCLGVHLARLEITVMVTEWLRRVADFSVDTEHASRPPSSFQWGWNRLPVHVEVEGV from the coding sequence ATGGCCGATCCGCTGCCGTTCTATCGGACGCTGCGCGACGAACACCCCCTCTATTACGTGCAGAGGTGGGATACCTACGCACTGTCGCGGTTCGCCGACATCTGGGACGTGCTCGCAATCAACGACGGAACGTTCGTCGCCTCCGAGGGCACGCTGCCGTCGTCGGCCGTGCTCGCCACCCACAACACCGGGCCGGTGCCGGATCCACCGTTGTCCCCCATGCCCTTCCATGCCAACTTCGACGCACCGGTCTACACCGACGTGCGGCGCTGCACCTCGGGTCCCTTCCGGTCGCGGTCGGTGAGCCGGCTGGTCGACAGAGTCCGGGAACTGGCCAACGAACGCCTCGACGAACTGCTGCCGCGCGGGCGGTTCGACCTCACCCAGGATTACGGTGGAATGGTGGCCGCCGCGATGGTGTGCGAGCTGATCGGGCTGCCCACCGAACTGGCCCCTGAGGTGTTGGCCACCGTCAATGCCGGCAGCCTCGCCCAGCCCGGGAGCGGAGTCGAGGTGGCCAACGCCCGGCCGGGCTACCTCGAGTACCTGCGGCCGGTGGTCGAACGCCGACGCGCCGACCGGTCCGTCTCCGCGCTGGCGATCGTGGACGCCCTGCTCGCGTACCGCAAACCCGACGGCACGCCGCTGACGGACACGGAGGCCGCCGTGCAGATGCTCGGAGTCTTCATCGGCGGGACGGAGACCGTGCCCAAGATCGTCGCCCACGGACTGTGGGAACTCGGCCGGCGACCCGATCAGATGGCGCAGGTGCGTGCGGATCCGGCGGCGACCGTCCCGTTGGCCCGCGAGGAGATGATCCGCTACTGCGCGCCCGCGCAGTGGTTCGCCCGCACGGTGCGCAGGCCCTTCACGATTCACGGCACCACCATCGAGCCGGGGCAGCGCATCATCACACTCCTGGCGTCGGCGAACCGCGACGAGCGGGAGTATCCGGATCCCGACGAATTCGTCTGGGACCGGCGGATCGAACGCCAGCTGGCATTCGGCCGCGGCCAGCACTCCTGCCTCGGGGTCCATCTGGCACGCCTGGAGATCACCGTCATGGTCACCGAATGGCTCAGGCGGGTCGCGGATTTCAGCGTCGACACCGAGCACGCGTCGCGCCCGCCGTCGAGTTTCCAGTGGGGCTGGAACCGCCTGCCCGTGCACGTCGAGGTGGAGGGCGTCTGA
- a CDS encoding zinc-binding dehydrogenase produces MWAYRLVAPYTFEKRQLPEPTARGLGDGQVLLRFLAAGICGSDLPGFRGAKGRLPGDTGASAAEMDGFPVHEITGEVVASRHPAHQPGDRVVGWASGFDGLMQFVVADGEGLGSYDAALAPHRAVALQPLACVLYAVEQLPDLSGRHVAVIGQGSIGVLFSYVAKTAGARRVTGVDPIDRSAFGTAFGVDTAVRASSDRWVSHLGAEDRPDVVVEAVGHQVATLNHAIEAVAPGGTVFYFGVADDDTYPISMRLMLRNNLTLKSGVTLERRRMLARAGDFARDHPDLLPTYVTHTFGVDEVQAAFELASRPTPCRVKIAITA; encoded by the coding sequence GTGTGGGCGTATCGGCTGGTGGCCCCGTACACCTTCGAGAAGCGGCAACTGCCCGAACCGACGGCCCGAGGACTGGGCGACGGCCAGGTGCTGCTGCGGTTCCTGGCGGCGGGGATCTGTGGGAGCGATCTGCCCGGATTCCGCGGTGCCAAGGGGCGGCTACCCGGCGACACCGGGGCCAGCGCCGCCGAGATGGACGGCTTTCCCGTCCACGAGATCACCGGTGAGGTGGTGGCGAGCAGGCATCCGGCGCACCAGCCGGGGGACCGGGTGGTCGGATGGGCCTCGGGGTTCGACGGTCTGATGCAGTTCGTCGTGGCCGACGGCGAAGGGCTGGGCTCCTACGATGCCGCGCTGGCGCCACACCGCGCCGTCGCACTGCAGCCGCTGGCCTGCGTGCTCTACGCGGTCGAACAACTGCCCGACCTCAGCGGCCGCCACGTGGCGGTCATCGGTCAGGGGTCGATCGGTGTGCTGTTCTCCTATGTCGCGAAAACCGCGGGCGCCCGGCGGGTTACGGGCGTCGATCCGATCGACCGCAGCGCGTTCGGGACGGCATTCGGCGTCGACACCGCCGTCCGGGCGTCCAGTGACCGATGGGTCAGTCATCTGGGCGCCGAGGACCGGCCGGATGTGGTGGTCGAAGCCGTCGGCCACCAGGTGGCCACCCTCAACCACGCGATCGAGGCCGTCGCGCCCGGCGGTACGGTCTTCTACTTCGGTGTTGCCGACGACGACACCTACCCGATCAGCATGCGGCTGATGCTTCGTAACAACCTGACGCTCAAATCCGGTGTCACACTGGAGCGTAGGCGCATGCTCGCGCGGGCTGGCGACTTCGCACGCGACCATCCCGACCTCCTGCCCACCTACGTGACCCACACGTTCGGCGTCGACGAGGTGCAGGCGGCCTTCGAACTGGCATCCCGGCCGACCCCCTGCCGGGTCAAGATCGCGATCACCGCATGA
- a CDS encoding HpcH/HpaI aldolase family protein produces the protein MSARGPLRDVLDGGAPVFGGWVVGPTVIGPEEFAAAGYDYVGIDLQHGYLDDADAALLLRRLEHVPVATVVRLPTAHAAPIGRVLDAGADAVVVAMVESADEAAAAVAATRYPPAGIRSFGPLRASLGHDPAELEDRVGVFAMVETVRGVAHLAEICAVPGLSGLYAGPADLAVSMGYEPASAWRREEVCAAMAEIVTAAHTAGLVAGVHAGTGAAGRQAAHLGFRMITLASESQALRRGAQMHLAEARATAPPDTSTDGGYR, from the coding sequence ATGAGCGCCCGCGGCCCACTGCGTGACGTGCTCGACGGGGGCGCGCCGGTCTTCGGCGGGTGGGTGGTCGGCCCGACCGTCATCGGACCCGAGGAGTTCGCGGCCGCCGGCTACGACTACGTCGGCATCGACCTGCAGCACGGGTACCTCGACGACGCCGATGCCGCGCTACTGCTGCGCCGACTCGAGCACGTACCCGTCGCCACCGTCGTGCGACTGCCCACCGCCCACGCCGCACCGATCGGCCGCGTGCTCGACGCCGGCGCCGACGCGGTGGTCGTCGCGATGGTCGAGTCGGCCGACGAGGCGGCGGCCGCGGTCGCAGCCACCCGGTATCCGCCGGCCGGGATACGCAGCTTCGGACCGCTGCGGGCGAGTCTCGGCCACGATCCGGCCGAACTGGAGGACAGGGTCGGCGTGTTCGCGATGGTCGAGACCGTTCGGGGAGTCGCCCACCTCGCGGAGATCTGCGCGGTACCGGGCCTGAGCGGGTTGTACGCCGGGCCCGCCGACCTGGCCGTCTCGATGGGATACGAGCCGGCGTCCGCATGGCGCCGGGAGGAGGTGTGCGCCGCCATGGCCGAGATCGTCACCGCGGCGCACACCGCCGGTCTGGTGGCCGGGGTGCACGCAGGCACGGGTGCCGCCGGACGCCAGGCGGCGCATCTCGGTTTCAGGATGATCACCCTCGCATCGGAATCACAGGCTCTGCGGCGCGGTGCGCAGATGCACCTGGCCGAGGCGAGAGCCACCGCACCACCCGACACGTCGACGGACGGGGGATACCGGTGA